GCCGGCGAGCCTCCGGGACATGCAGATCATCAACGCGCTCGACTGACCGTCGGGGTGCGCGGGGTGGCCCGTACCACGGGGACGGGCCACCCCGTGTGTGACCAATGACCTCCGCCACGTCGTCCAAATCGGGGCACCGCCCACCGCGCCCCCGGTGACAGACTGGTCGCCGCAGGCAACGAGTGGCGTGAGGGAGGCGCGGGTGCGCTGGCGCAGTTATGTCGCGGTCGGGGACAGCTTCACCGAGGGTATGGACGACGCCTACCCGGACGGCACCTACCGGGGTTGGGCGGATCTGGTGGCGACCCGGCTCGCCGCCGAGGCGGGTCCCGACTTCCGCTACGCCAACCTGGCCATCCGGGGTCGGCTCTTCCCCGGTGTGGTCGCCGAGCAGGTGCCCGCCGCCGTGGCGATGAAACCCGACCTGATCAGCTTCGCGGCCGGTGGCAACGACGTGCTGCGCCGCACCTTCGACCCGGACGCACTGGTCGCCCGCTTCGACGACGTGGTCCGGCAGCTGCGCTCGGGCGGCGCGGACGTGCTGCTCTTCCGGTTCGCCGACGTGATGGCCCGGCTGCCCGGGCAACGCCTCGTGGCCCCCCGGGTGGAGCTGCTCAACCAGGCAGTCGGTGAGACCGCCGAGCGGCACGGCGCCATCCTGGTCGACCTGTACGCCGACGACACCTTCCTCAACCCGATGCTCTGGAGCACCGACCGGCTGCACCTCTCCGCTGCCGGGCACCGGCGGGTCGCCGGGCAGGTGCTGAACGCACTCGGGGTGGGCTGCGACGAGGAGTGGCTCCTGGTCCCGCCGCACCCGGCGCCGTCGCCGTGGCTGGCCGCCCGTGCGGCCGACCTGCGCTGGGCCGGTCAGCACCTGGCGCCGTGGATCAAGCGGCGGCTGACCGGTCGCTCCTCCGGCGACACCGTCACCGCCAAGCGCCCGCTGCTCGGGCCGATCGTCGACTGAGCGTGCTCACCCTGCACACCGCGCCGCTGCTGCGGCTCACCCCCGACGGCGAGCCGGTGCCGGACCACGCCGTGGTGGTCAGCGGCGACCGCATCGAGGCCGTCGGTCCGCTCTCCGAGTTGAGCGGGGCGTACGCCGGGGCGCGGGTCCGCCGCTGGCCCGGCACGCTGGGCCCGGGGCTGCTGCACGATGGCCCGCTGCCGGCGGCGCCCACCCCGCGCGAGCGGGTGTACGCGTTGCTGCGGCGAGGAGTGACGGCGGTGCTGGCCGAGCATCTCGCCGACCCGGCGCTACGGGCGGCCGTCGACCGGAGCGACCTGGCGGTGCTGCCCGCTGCCGTCGCGTCGGCGCTGAACCCGGGCCGGCGCGCCGACCTGGCGGTCCATGACGCCGACGGTGCCTGCCTGGTCACTGTGGTCGCCGGTCGGAT
The nucleotide sequence above comes from Micromonospora sp. NBC_00389. Encoded proteins:
- a CDS encoding SGNH/GDSL hydrolase family protein; amino-acid sequence: MRWRSYVAVGDSFTEGMDDAYPDGTYRGWADLVATRLAAEAGPDFRYANLAIRGRLFPGVVAEQVPAAVAMKPDLISFAAGGNDVLRRTFDPDALVARFDDVVRQLRSGGADVLLFRFADVMARLPGQRLVAPRVELLNQAVGETAERHGAILVDLYADDTFLNPMLWSTDRLHLSAAGHRRVAGQVLNALGVGCDEEWLLVPPHPAPSPWLAARAADLRWAGQHLAPWIKRRLTGRSSGDTVTAKRPLLGPIVD
- a CDS encoding imidazolonepropionase-like domain-containing protein; protein product: MLTLHTAPLLRLTPDGEPVPDHAVVVSGDRIEAVGPLSELSGAYAGARVRRWPGTLGPGLLHDGPLPAAPTPRERVYALLRRGVTAVLAEHLADPALRAAVDRSDLAVLPAAVASALNPGRRADLAVHDADGACLVTVVAGRIAHRRA